A genomic window from Malassezia vespertilionis chromosome 6, complete sequence includes:
- a CDS encoding uncharacterized protein (EggNog:ENOG503P4Y1; COG:S): MRHGSGGDFAIPVSAEEQLRRDIEHELDVHMKPSPNFFARRNAPLHMGLRGTPLRTAFYEDESDTSDDEMLMRSTGNHGALFATPRGKQPRPVRHARPTLSHAANEQLNIARLAGEAVEDPVPRRRLSPVARLSPQRSRQSSGETKVGSDDGYKKQPAKSVAWAEQQLADMVHCIKTMEREMERLRENAPNVLLERRVDAMEAGLDNQKEQLARLTSQFEAHVASSPASRAPRTDDAIVQLLARLNSAQAPPPEAEQNASLHTGIQRLYDELERVSNAVKHLQHTAVGTRAHTPPLRPSAFPLTPPYKEECTEPDEYPHAQERYEAICRTVAEALGLAPHASPRQTEHEKHTRKDKIRASMRHRVAEDMATESLLRRLAETPAPVLAKHELRLLEHLFEQHKREFLHQRQLYSELADELKCMEPGMDKAKRRILAKHVHESIDSLEAEATRINDLRAHLARQGYTMH, encoded by the coding sequence ATGCGACACGGATCGGGTGGGGATTTTGCGATCCCCGTTTCCGCCGAGGAGCAGTTGCGGCGGGATATAGAACATGAGCTGGATGTGCATATGAAACCGTCGCCAAACTTTTTTGCGAGGCGGAATGCACCGCTGCACATGGGGTTGCgtggcacgccgctgcggacGGCGTTCTACGAGGACGAGTCGGACACGTCTGATGATGAGATGCTCATGCGGTCTACAGGCAATCACGGCGCTTTGTTTGCGACTCCACGCGGGAAGCAGCCACGCCCTGTACGCCATGCGAGGCCGACCCTGAGCCACGCAGCGAACGAGCAGCTGAAtattgcgcgccttgcgggCGAGGCCGTCGAGGAtcccgtgccgcgccgccgtctgAGTCCAGTAGCGCGCCTGAGCCCGCAGCGCAGCCGGCAATCGAGTGGCGAGACCAAAGTCGGGAGCGACGATGGGTACAAAAAACAGCCGGCCAAGTCGGTGGCATGGGCAGAGCAGCAGCTGGCTGACATGGTCCATTGCATCAAGAccatggagcgcgagatggagcGATTGCGTGAGAATGCGCCAAACGTGCTTCTCGAACGCCGTGTTGATGCGATGGAGGCTGGGCTGGATAATCAAAAAGAGCAGCTTGCCAGGCTCACCTCTCAATTCGAAGCACACGTCGCGTCCAGTCCTGCatcgcgagcgccgcgcaccgacgATGCGATTGTGCAGCTTCTTGCACGGCTCAACAGCGCACAGGCACCACCACCTGAGGCCGAACAAAACGCTTCGCTGCACACAGGGATCCAGCGCTTGTAcgacgagctggagcgcgtATCGAACGCAGTCAAACACCTGCAGCACACCGCAGTGGGCACAAGGGCACACAcaccgccgctgcgcccatcTGCATTTCCGCTTACCCCGCCGTACAAGGAGGAATGCACAGAGCCGGACGAGTATCCACATGCACAAGAGCGCTACGAAGCGATTTGCCGCACGGTCGCAGAAGCGCttggccttgcgccgcatgcctcgccgcgccagaCGGAGCACGAGAAGCATACACGAAAAGACAAAATACGCGCGAGCATGCGgcaccgcgtcgcggaAGACATGGCGACTGAGTcgcttctgcgccgcctcgccgaAACGCCAGCTCCCGTTCTTGCCAAGCACGAACTGCGGCTGTTGGAGCACTTGTTcgagcagcacaagcgcgagTTTCTGCACCAGCGCCAGCTGTATTCGGAGCTGGCGGACGAGCTGAAGTGTATGGAGCCGGGGATGGAcaaggccaagcgccgcatccttGCCAAGCATGTGCACGAATCGATCGACTCgctcgaggccgaggcaACGCGTATCAATGACTTGCGTGCACACTTGGCTCGGCAGGGGTACACGATGCACTAA